The genomic region gccatctctgccccacaggcCCTAAACTTCACATTGTCCTCATGATAATTATCTTAGCATAATAAACAATCAGCTCACCTATCATATTCAGTTGAATGACTGCCAGGTCATACCAGTCTCCAAGGCTGATCATGCAAGTGTATTGTCCCTGGTCAGAGAGCTGGCTATTTTTCAAATTCAAGGACATGTTCCCTTTTCTAAGCTCAGAGTGGAAGAGCTCTGTTCGACCTTGGTATCTCTTGTCCTGCGTTTCCACcttctttcttccatcatggGACATGACATCAATTTTTTCTGAGGAACTGTCAAAGGTCCAGTGGACAGTGCCTTCAGGTACATTGGAAGTTGTTAGCTGGCATGGCAGGATTATGTCTTCTCCAAGAAACCCAATGACAGGGTTTGGGGGTGGAATGATTTCAAACAGACCTTCAAGGGAGTGACAAAGCAAAAATCCATCTTAGGTGTGTTCCTTTCCTGTGCAGTGTTGGTTATTGACGAATATCTTTTTCTCAAGTTAGTTCATTACCATTTCAAACTATGTTTTCTAAATGCTGAACATTGAAGGAATAGTTTATGTATAAAGGGATGATATAATGATGCATTATAAAACTTATAGCTGGAAGCTTCTTTGATTTCCTGGCTAACGAGCAATAATACTTCTGCATGCATTTACATTTTTCATCCAAGGGAGGAACAAGCAGGGCTTGTGTTCACTACCTCTGCGAGGAAACCTTGCCACACTACACAGAACTTGGTGACAAATATTTTAATAGGAAATCTGTCCACGTATTTTATTCAAAAAACTGAAAGATTTGAAAGGCGATGTGAAGGTATATCAACAAATATATCACAATCACTATGAACTAGTGACAGCAATAACTTTACAACGATAAAAGCAGAAGCAAGGAAAATGTTGAACATATCCCTAAATTAGAAAgatagaaataaattaaataaatttagcAGGATTAAAAAGTAATTAAAGAAGCAATAGAATAAAAGAGCTATACCTTTCACAGTCACATAAAAATGAATCACTCAAACTCCAGAgaactaaaaacattttttacaaaACTGCATAGAGAAAACGTCAAGCATATAAAAGTGGGGAAAGAGTTTCGCATGCAAGGTGCCACCACAGTACAGGTTCTTTCCCTTATGGGTACTCACTTGGGACACACTGCATAGGACTTGTGATGCAGATTTTAATGTTTGGCCAGGTTCATATAAGAGAAGGTTTTAAGAGGAGGTGGTGGAAAGTTCTATCAAGTCACCGCTGATGCATGGTGATGCTGTatagcttttcaaggcaagagatatttggaggtggttttccattgcctgactct from Sphaerodactylus townsendi isolate TG3544 linkage group LG17, MPM_Stown_v2.3, whole genome shotgun sequence harbors:
- the LOC125424657 gene encoding butyrophilin subfamily 3 member A2-like, with protein sequence MYSLSTHVYILIVLQMFHVVYAGLFEIIPPPNPVIGFLGEDIILPCQLTTSNVPEGTVHWTFDSSSEKIDVMSHDGRKKVETQDKRYQGRTELFHSELRKGNMSLNLKNSQLSDQGQYTCMISLGDWYDLAVIQLNMIAKGEEPSISLEHYEGNGIGLTCSSKGWYPKSQTVWLDSKGKKIELKSRYHNHRDPSWDL